The following coding sequences are from one Methanobrevibacter ruminantium window:
- a CDS encoding hydrogenase produces the protein MNDEKGMRVLTSLVALGIFAVAGLAAFYQSILALPLAIIGLIFVPFILMQNKEKYAHLAENLEEIAFIITFFIICITFICLYKPI, from the coding sequence ATGAATGATGAAAAAGGAATGAGAGTATTAACTTCATTGGTAGCTTTAGGCATTTTTGCAGTGGCAGGACTTGCTGCTTTCTATCAAAGTATTTTAGCGCTTCCTTTAGCTATAATTGGACTTATTTTTGTTCCATTTATATTGATGCAAAATAAGGAAAAATATGCTCATTTAGCTGAAAACTTAGAGGAGATTGCATTCATCATTACATTTTTTATTATTTGTATCACATTTATTTGTTTATATAAGCCAATTTAG
- a CDS encoding DUF788 domain-containing protein encodes MNKMKIASYIILIVSVLAILYALIFNPADWIVYAIAIVCIPFLVLSFGLLTMSKPIKEEEEERREEPFTGY; translated from the coding sequence ATGAATAAAATGAAAATAGCTAGTTATATTATCTTGATTGTGTCTGTATTAGCTATCCTTTACGCTTTAATATTTAATCCTGCTGATTGGATAGTATATGCAATAGCTATTGTTTGTATACCATTTTTAGTACTTTCATTTGGACTTTTAACAATGTCCAAACCAATAAAAGAGGAAGAGGAGGAAAGAAGAGAAGAACCATTTACAGGTTACTAA
- a CDS encoding respiratory chain complex I subunit 1 family protein, whose amino-acid sequence MNLMAQILINVVIAFLAGSLLLGFHRKVMARVQLRPGPPIIQYLLHSLKFFFKETSFPKTAAMPFYVGITVILAAVWVTAVIVGPVAQGSLMIIFGVYAIHKIVEHNAGSSSGSPYGKLSCVRAVFSAAGELPLFAVIAIIFLLTGTMDISGIIAYQAVHGPLVLQLPLAAIMFFTLIVTKSPYSPFAITKGKEIISGFETEHFGMLRGYIMFSESIAWYILLWLFLTIFFGPISVVGYLIGMIVICIITGFINATTPMLNPNHSVMAQISIAVICTVGSIIMIII is encoded by the coding sequence ATGAATTTAATGGCTCAAATTTTAATCAATGTAGTAATCGCTTTCCTTGCAGGTAGTCTTTTATTAGGTTTCCATAGAAAGGTTATGGCAAGAGTCCAATTGAGGCCAGGACCTCCTATTATACAGTACTTATTGCATTCATTGAAATTTTTCTTTAAGGAAACTTCATTTCCAAAAACTGCTGCAATGCCGTTTTATGTAGGTATTACAGTTATTTTAGCAGCTGTTTGGGTTACTGCAGTTATTGTAGGTCCAGTGGCTCAAGGTTCCTTAATGATAATATTCGGTGTTTATGCTATCCATAAGATTGTAGAGCATAATGCAGGATCCTCATCAGGTTCCCCATATGGTAAATTGAGTTGTGTAAGGGCTGTTTTCTCAGCAGCTGGTGAATTGCCTCTCTTTGCTGTTATCGCTATCATATTCCTATTGACTGGAACTATGGATATCAGTGGAATCATAGCGTATCAGGCAGTGCATGGGCCTTTGGTATTGCAATTGCCTCTTGCAGCGATTATGTTCTTCACTTTAATTGTTACAAAATCTCCATATTCTCCTTTTGCAATCACAAAAGGAAAGGAAATCATATCAGGATTTGAAACTGAACACTTTGGTATGCTTAGAGGATACATAATGTTTTCAGAATCAATCGCATGGTATATTTTATTATGGTTATTCTTAACAATATTCTTTGGGCCTATTTCCGTTGTCGGATACTTGATTGGAATGATTGTAATTTGTATTATTACAGGATTCATCAATGCTACAACTCCTATGTTGAATCCAAACCATTCTGTAATGGCTCAAATATCCATTGCAGTTATCTGCACTGTAGGTTCAATTATCATGATTATTATTTAA